The following are encoded in a window of Ruminiclostridium herbifermentans genomic DNA:
- a CDS encoding DUF2752 domain-containing protein has product MDKIMKKKIPLLKILVCIFPLFTIGMIFAFRNILYKLSTHLPACPIYKYFHVYCPGCGNTRSVQYLLKGDVLNSLKFNITPVFILILGTLAYIELVLYIFGKNIKIIPRKKIFWVSIIILFILYYIARNVWNIAAL; this is encoded by the coding sequence ATGGATAAAATTATGAAAAAAAAGATTCCTTTGTTAAAAATATTAGTATGTATTTTTCCTTTGTTTACAATAGGAATGATTTTTGCTTTTAGAAATATATTATACAAATTGAGCACACATCTTCCAGCATGCCCAATTTACAAGTACTTTCATGTGTATTGTCCGGGGTGTGGAAATACCAGAAGTGTTCAGTATTTATTAAAAGGTGATGTGCTAAATTCTCTTAAATTTAATATTACACCTGTATTTATCTTGATTTTAGGAACTCTAGCGTATATAGAACTAGTTCTTTATATATTTGGGAAAAATATTAAAATAATACCTAGAAAAAAGATTTTTTGGGTATCAATAATTATTTTGTTTATTTTGTATTATATAGCTAGAAACGTGTGGAATATAGCTGCATTGTAA
- the abc-f gene encoding ribosomal protection-like ABC-F family protein translates to MLIIDAINVKKNFLDREILSFDKLQIRSGDKIGVVGNNGAGKTTLLNILAGELIPDEGIIRRYCDIAYIKQISNEMIEADYELLSQFNVKNKLHKPVVSGGEKTRLKIAGAFSKNSVVIFADEPTANLDYKGIELLKKKLLKTETLLLISHDRELLDSLCNKIIEVENGKLSFFEGSYSVYKQQKQKILERERFEYENYIAEKKHLEEAIINRKAHARTIKKTPSRMGNSEARLHKRSSNEKQEKIHDAAKIMESRLNKLEIKEKPKEQPNIKLDFSLTNPPQNKLIISANNFSFSYGQVRIFNNIKFDVYNGKKHAIIGDNGTGKTTLLNEIYKFYQKGNLNASDKDLNLKSINIVPKARIAYFCQDLDNLNLQKSILDNVMSESVQNETTVRTILARLLFIGDSVYKKVGILSGGERVKVSFAKLFVSNSNVLLLDEPTNYLDIPSIEALQSILSEYEGTVLFVSHDRTFVDSIAERLLVIKNGQVLEHEGNLTDYQNKNKSLKENTQTQKLLLEMRITELISKLKDSNNDQKLEAEYQELVSKLKQF, encoded by the coding sequence ATGCTTATTATTGACGCAATCAATGTTAAAAAGAACTTCTTAGATAGAGAAATTTTATCTTTTGATAAACTCCAAATTAGAAGCGGAGATAAGATAGGAGTAGTCGGGAATAATGGTGCAGGAAAAACCACACTATTAAATATTCTTGCAGGGGAACTAATTCCGGATGAAGGGATTATAAGAAGGTACTGTGATATAGCTTATATAAAACAAATATCAAATGAAATGATTGAAGCAGACTATGAGCTTTTGAGCCAATTTAATGTTAAGAATAAGCTGCATAAGCCAGTTGTTAGTGGTGGGGAAAAAACAAGGTTAAAAATTGCGGGAGCATTTAGTAAAAACAGTGTAGTTATTTTTGCAGATGAGCCAACAGCCAATCTTGATTATAAAGGTATTGAACTATTAAAGAAAAAGCTGTTAAAAACTGAGACATTATTATTAATAAGCCATGATAGAGAACTCCTAGATAGCTTATGTAATAAAATAATTGAAGTTGAAAATGGGAAATTATCATTCTTTGAAGGAAGCTATTCGGTTTATAAGCAGCAAAAGCAGAAGATTTTAGAACGAGAAAGGTTTGAATATGAAAACTATATTGCTGAAAAGAAACATCTTGAAGAAGCTATAATAAATCGCAAAGCACATGCTAGAACTATTAAAAAAACTCCTTCAAGAATGGGTAATTCTGAAGCGAGACTACACAAACGAAGTTCTAATGAAAAGCAGGAAAAGATACATGATGCAGCAAAAATTATGGAAAGTAGATTAAATAAGCTTGAGATTAAAGAAAAGCCAAAGGAACAGCCCAATATAAAACTTGACTTTTCATTGACAAATCCGCCTCAAAATAAACTAATAATTTCGGCAAATAACTTTAGTTTTAGTTATGGGCAAGTACGTATTTTTAATAACATAAAATTTGATGTTTATAATGGTAAAAAGCACGCTATTATTGGTGATAACGGCACTGGAAAGACTACCTTGTTAAATGAAATATATAAATTCTATCAGAAGGGAAATTTAAACGCTTCTGATAAAGATTTAAATTTAAAATCAATAAACATTGTTCCTAAGGCTAGGATTGCATACTTTTGTCAAGATTTGGACAACTTGAATTTGCAAAAGTCTATTCTTGATAATGTTATGAGTGAAAGTGTTCAAAATGAAACTACTGTAAGGACTATTTTAGCGAGACTATTATTCATTGGTGATAGTGTATATAAAAAGGTTGGGATTTTAAGCGGAGGAGAGAGAGTAAAAGTCAGTTTTGCAAAATTATTTGTTTCAAATTCCAATGTCTTGTTATTAGATGAACCAACAAACTATTTAGATATACCTTCAATAGAAGCATTACAGAGTATACTTTCTGAGTATGAAGGAACAGTTTTGTTTGTATCACATGATAGGACATTTGTTGACAGTATTGCAGAGAGGCTGCTGGTAATAAAAAATGGTCAAGTATTGGAACATGAAGGGAATTTAACTGATTATCAAAACAAAAATAAATCCCTAAAAGAAAATACTCAAACTCAAAAATTATTATTAGAGATGCGTATAACAGAACTGATATCAAAGTTAAAAGACTCAAATAATGATCAAAAGCTTGAGGCTGAGTATCAAGAACTAGTTTCTAAGCTTAAACAATTTTAG
- a CDS encoding carbon-nitrogen hydrolase family protein, with translation MKLRLGLCQMKVSDFKVDNLNKAVQMIESCKNEGANIAVLPEMFNCPYDTQKFPIYAEDLDKSETVTIISEAAKHNDIYVIAGSIPEICEGKYYNTCLVFDRTGKLIGKHRKVHLFDVNIKNGICFKESDILSSGNQVTVIETEYCKIGIAICFDIRFSDLYREMSKAGAKLIFTPGAFNMTTGPAHWELLVRTRALDNQLFHAAVSPARNIEASYIAYGNSMLCDPWGNVLARADEKEQIIISDIDLDMVDNIREQIPVVNEYIIKMQ, from the coding sequence ATGAAATTAAGACTTGGTTTATGCCAAATGAAAGTTTCAGATTTTAAGGTAGACAATCTTAATAAAGCTGTTCAAATGATTGAAAGTTGTAAAAATGAAGGTGCTAATATTGCTGTGTTGCCTGAAATGTTTAACTGCCCTTATGATACTCAGAAGTTTCCTATATATGCTGAAGATTTAGATAAAAGTGAAACTGTTACAATCATTTCAGAAGCTGCAAAGCATAATGATATATATGTTATTGCTGGTTCCATTCCTGAAATATGTGAGGGAAAGTACTATAACACATGTCTTGTGTTTGATAGAACAGGCAAATTAATTGGTAAGCATAGGAAAGTACATCTCTTTGATGTGAACATTAAAAATGGTATATGTTTTAAAGAATCAGATATACTTTCTAGCGGTAACCAAGTTACTGTTATAGAAACAGAATATTGTAAAATAGGTATAGCAATTTGCTTTGATATACGCTTTAGCGACTTATATAGAGAGATGAGTAAAGCTGGTGCAAAGCTTATTTTTACACCTGGTGCATTTAATATGACTACAGGCCCCGCTCATTGGGAGTTGCTTGTTAGGACAAGAGCACTTGATAATCAATTATTTCATGCTGCTGTGTCTCCTGCGAGAAATATTGAGGCTAGTTATATTGCATATGGAAACTCAATGCTTTGTGATCCATGGGGAAATGTTTTGGCTAGAGCAGATGAAAAAGAACAAATAATTATTTCAGATATTGATTTAGACATGGTAGACAATATTCGAGAACAAATTCCTGTTGTAAATGAATACATAATTAAAATGCAATAG